Within the Telopea speciosissima isolate NSW1024214 ecotype Mountain lineage chromosome 4, Tspe_v1, whole genome shotgun sequence genome, the region ATGTAAGACAAAGCATTTGCTACACCTTTTATAACAACAATCCTTTTTTCCCAATCCAATTCTGATGCAAGCTCATTGTTCTCGAGGACCTTAGCCAAGCTTCCTctttcaaaataatcataaactAAAAGGGAATGTTGTCCAACTGAACAAAAACCATATAGTTTCACAATGTTTCGGTGTCGCATTTCTGTCAATGCACGAATCTCACTGCTAAATgtttttttcttggcatccTCCTCATACTCATCCTGTAATGGTTGATGAAGCTTTTTGACAGCTACTACTTGATTCGTCGACAGCTTTGCTTTGTATACACTTCCTGATCCTCCCATACCAATGCAATATTTGGCATCAAAATCCTCTGTTGCTTTAATAATTTCTTGATATAAATTTTTTCCGTCGAAATTACATACTGAAAATAAATTCCAACCAGGTGATGGTGTTCTCTGCTTTTTCCCTACATATCTTAACCTAATAATTTGGTGGACAACACAAGCAATACTAGCAGATGCAAACAGAAGAAATAGCAAACTTAACACTACAACCATGACAATAATCAGGTTTTTGTTATCTGGTTTCGACAAGGATGAATGTTCGCAAGGTTGCAGACCACTTACATTGCCACACAGTGCTGTGTTGTTTCTTAATCTTTCTATTGTAGCATTTTGAAAGGCTCTGTTTTTAGGGAGTGGACCCTCAAACTCATTGTAAGATATATCAATGGATGTCAAGCTATACATTCCATAGAATGCAGAAAGAATAGTACCTGAGAGTTGATTGTGGGAGAGATTTAACTTTTCCAATTTCCCTAAATTTGTGAACTGTGACGGCatctctccactgagccagtttTGACTAAGATCCAATAGAATTTGAAGGTAAATAATATTGCCAATTTGAAATGGAATGCTTCCATTCAATCTGTTGTTGCTTAAATCCAGATATAATAAGTTGGAGCAGTTCCCTATTTCTTTTGGTATTTGTCCACTCAAACTGTTTCCTGACAAATCAAGAGTTGTTAGACTGTATAGCTTTCCAATTTCTGAAGGTAAACTCCCAGAAAGTTGGTTTCCTCTCAGATTGAGATATAGCAAATATGTTAACTCACCAAATTCCTTTGGAATTTCTCCTACCAGGTAATTTGAAGAAAGGTCAAGCTCATGAAGTTGAGTTAACTTCCCAACATCTGGAGGTATCTTACCAGTAATCTTATTCCCACTCATCAGTAGAGCCTGAAGGTTTTTGCATTGGAACCAGGTTGATGAAGTAAGTTCACCATTTAATTGATTGTTTCTCAAATCAATGTAATTCAGCTTCTCATAAACACCAAAGTCTTTTGATAAGGTTGCAGCAAGTTGGTTATTTTGAAGTTCAACTCTAACTAAGCCTGTGCAGTTTTTGAATCCCCTTGGAATCAGGCCTGTGAAATGGTTGTTAGGTGCAGAGAAGTTTACAAGTGATCTACTCATGCATAGACCTTGTGGAAGAACACCTGAGAAATGGTTATCTCCCAATTCTAGGTTTTTCAGACTTGACATATTTCCTATTTCCAGAGGAATGATACCTGAAAGTTGATTCTCAAGGAGGCGTAAAATGGTAAGGTATCTCAGATTACCTAAAGAAACAGGGATTGAACCATTGAGTTTGTTTTGGTACAGAGAGAGCTGCTGTAGATTGCTCAAATTACCAAGAGATGTAGGTATGGAACCAGAGAGGTTGTTGGAGAACAAGGTCAGACTAGTAAGATTTTTCAATCTTCCCATTTCGTAAGGTATCGATCCATGGAAACAATTATCACCAAGAGACAAGATTTCAAGACCGGTGAGTGAACAGATTTCCAATGGAATTAATTCAGAGAGATGATTCTTTGACAGATCAAGGTAGTTGATTACAGAAAGGTTCCCAATGTTGGATGGAACAGAGCCAAAAAGTGAATTATTATTGAGATTCAAACGCATAAGAGAAGGAAGTGAAGGAAAGGGGAAGTTCTTAACCATACCTTGCAAACCCATACTTGGTAAGTTAATTTCAGTAATGATTCCCCTTTGGTTGCAAGAAATTCCATACCAACTGCACAGGTCAGATTGCAGAGACGAATTGGTGGCATTAGGATCAAGTAGCTTCCATGAATGGAGAACAGTTTGGCTTTGGTTGTTGAGACTATCTTTCCATTCAAGGAGAGCCATAGCTTGGTCTACAGTAACGCTGGTGGTGCTAGTGCTGATGGAACTCAAGGCATAGGAGGAATAcgaagaagcaagaagcaaagtGAAGAACAGGAAGAAGGAGCAGAGGGATTCCTGTACATTTGGGTTGCAGAAAGCCATGTTTGATTGTGGTTTTACCTTCCGGGATTGAAGCGTAACTACTAATGGGGCCAATGAAGGAGGGGAGCTTTATAGTATGATAACGATGAGTAGAAATAAGCTGCGGGATTGTTACACCCAGTTGGTCGGTCATTTCGCGCGCTCTTGTGTTTAAACCGGTGGTGGCGAGATCTTTATCCAGAACAGGGCATCAGTCAGGAGGATTTTTCGTGGAAGGCAAATGGTTATTCCTGAAGTGTGaacgatggttctctttccaaTTCTGAACTCTAATTCTAAAGCAAGCAAAGTGGCCTGGTTGTGCCTTGTACTACTATTACTATTACTATTACTACCGTGTCATCATCTTttcactactactactactaccgtGTCATCTATTTTTTCTTCGTCATTTCTTGTGATGCAGCTTCGCATGAAACGTCGTGAGAGTGGGACTGAGATTGCGCGAACCCCATCTGATAACTActgttttttgtctttttttttttgattgatcAATCAAGCTATTCACGAGGGACCCAGATCCTCTccggatccgactcctctattTCCGCCTGCCAGGTACTGTCGTGTGCCCCACACACAAGTGCGGTAGAAAGTACtgtcttacccccgctcgggcaggggtaaggcggtacattccaccttgcttgtgtgtggggtgcATACGacagtaggggcaggcggaagtagaggagttgaattggatcctctccagcatGCGCCTGAGAGGACCTCTTTCCATTCACGAGACCGTCCGGAGAGTGCCCAATAAGGCATCCAACGGTGGGGCTGCTCACAGCACGGGGATGTGTGTCTGGCCCCATGCTGGTGCGCATCTCATCGCGCTGTGAGCAGCCCCaccattggatgcctcactggCACTCCAGGTCCTTGCCAGAGAGGATCCCGATCCCAGTATTACTTCTTCAAGGggttattctcttttttttttttttggttccatgACTTCCTTAGCTTCTTGGAAAATTGCAGCTATTTTGGAGGACTTTTGTATGTTGGTTTGTCGTTTTGAGGCTGTGGTGTTTAAACATGTTTTCAGAGAAGGAAATAGTGGAGATTAGTTACATGATTGGTTGGCGGTGAAAACCTCCTATGATACTAATTTATCTCAAAAGTTTGAACCATTAGATGGAAATACTTCCAAGTGTATAAGGGGGTTGTAGGCTTGTTAATAATCGTTGTAAGATTAATCTTCCAACATAGATTTTCGTACTTTTTGTGATGAATACACCATGATAAGGGtataggatccagatcctctactgccgagctgcccgacaAAACCGTGTTGCagagacacagcaaggcgggaatgaccgccttacccctacctgaGTGCCTTACCCGAGCActtgagcaggggtaaggcggtcattccccGCCTCGCTGTGTCttggcaatagaggatccaaattgaaggCTATATGATTATGACTATCTACATGGCATCGAAAGTGCAGAAAAATAAAGACTGCCAGGAGGATAAGCCCTTCCATAAACTAAGCATAATTTTTTTAGGGCATGGATTTAGTTCATAGTATCGGTTGCCACCTATATCGATACTGATATAGGATAAGGCAGTATCGGCCCAATATCAAATAAAGGCAacatttttcattaaaaaaaattcatactcGTACCATATTGATGGATCAGTATCGATCAAGTATTGGTATCAGTTATAGTAGATACCGATATGACAAATCCCATTACAATTCCTAAAACCTTGGGTTGAGGGAGGGATGCCATTTTAAAAAGTGGAATCAAAGATTGAGCCATTCAATGCCGATCCAAATGCAAATCGGTCGATTCACCAATCCAATTCCTGATTCTTGAGACCATGGGGCCGAGCCACGAAAAGACCTAGTCGTTTTGAGATCCCCCATGGAGTGCACCCTTTACTTGCACATCCATTAAGCGGAAGAACATAAAATCTAGTAATCTACAGTTTTACAAAATTTAGATCCGGTTTGGTGGTGGGATTAGTGAGATAATCCCAAAATCCATTGATGGGTCTAGCGGGTGAAACCGAAGAAGATGCAAATTGGCCTAAGGTTTCTTCAGATCGATTCTAGACTATTCTGATTCCACCGTTCATgaatccttttgtttttttctaagAAATTGCCATATTGACTTTagagagaaagaacgccacccaaTCGCGTAGCACACGCTGCTCCTACGCTCAGACATAAGGGCACGCGTAAAAACCGTTGCACCCCttgaaaggaagaaaatgaCCACCACCGAACTGGATACACATGCAGTGGAGAAAAGGATTTCCAACTCGGTGGTGCGCATCCATCCTCGCCATCTCAACCACATGTCGAGCTCTGGGGTGTGCCGCCGAATATCTTCCAACGCAACACCGTGCCGTAGAAGAGCCCGATCCCCCTCCGCCCCCTCCTTAGAAGTTTCGCTTTAGGAGTTTGAAATTGACACCTTGACTTGTTACGCCCGTCCTTTTGACGTGTGTGGTCAAAAAAAGTTCATTGTGATCTTGACTCTTCTAAAACACACCCAACTTCAGAATCGTTTCTTCCCTTCAACTTCCACTTGACTTGTTACAAGCCCCCCTGCTTTCTGTTTCTTTACCATGTGAAAGTAAAGAAAACCAGAACCACGCTGCTTTGTTTAGTGAATCAATACTCTATTTACTTGAAATTTACATCCACAAGCCCTCTCTATCTATTGGAACCAGGcatttaggaatcggtatcgctGATCGGCCCATATCGGTTTAGATCGAACGGATCTACCATTGTTTGTTAAAAAaatggatttctttttttttttttttaaactcttgaTTCATACCAATCCATCGATACAAGATCAGCCAGGAGTCAATGACTCAACATCGTTTCTCTACTGATAtcattggatgtcgcatcttccacatgtcaagCTCTCAGGTCCTCACTGCAGTTCAGTGCCAGATTagggcactgcagaggattttttcctGTAATTTAAGGCCAAGTATTTGAACAATGAAAAGAAAACTTGGGCTCATCATATTAGGTCATGTCGAAGCTAGGCCATCTGAAGTTGGGCAAGTCTCGGACCAAGAGACCAGGCCAAGCCTAGATGAGTGGGGCACAGAGACTAGCTTTAAACTAGAAGGGTTTAGCCTCCTTACAAAGGCCAACCTACCAAGATTGGGCTTTGACTGTTCCTCAGCCTAGCCAGCCTGATGTGCACTATAGGCCACCATACAAAGGAAGGGGTTAGCTACCTTTACACACCATATGACTATAATTCTCACACGAGATCAGATCCCCTGGAACGAGCAATCCAGGGCTAGCCTTGCAAACCATTTTCAGAAGAGGGAGGGAGAAACCGGAAATAGCCACTTCAGGGGATCTACCGATGCTTTTATCCAGAGTTTCAGTGACTGCAAATGACCCTTGGGGTCACATTGGCAGCCACACATTTATTCATGAACTGCACCTTATACCTCAGGTGACTCAAGAAGGCATATTGAATGTTGACCAACAAAATTAAATGCCATACTAATTTCTTATTAAAATGTCACTATGCCATCTCAGAGGACCAGAGACTAACAGGAAAAACTCAGTAAGGTTTGCACAGGTTAGTGGTTGTTGAGCAATCACCTTCATAGCTGTCACAGAATTGTGATTGGTTGCTCTGTTGAAATGCAGTCACATTTAGCAGATCATTTCAAGAAATCATAACTAACATTACAATTAAAACCATCAGCTTCATAGTTCTAAATGAGGAATTGAGTGTTTCAATGCTGACAAAAGAGTTCATGGGTAACTATGCCAATGCTAATTCAGTATCTAAGAAACACAAATCAAGAATATGCTGTTGATTCTGGCTCTGTATCACCACGGACCTTCATCCTTTTCAACCAAGTTCACTATGAGAACCGTTTTGGTAGGGGAGAGGATGTTCTGATCCAATCATGAAGCCCATTGCATCAGCATGGAATCCAGGCCTGGGCCCTGGCACCTCAGGAATGCTACCAGTACTCATCAGTGGCCCTGGCACCTCAGGAATGCTACCAGTACTCATCAGTGGTACATACGGATCCATGTTACATCCGTGAGCAAAAACCTGATGATTCTTAGTCCAGTCAAGGCAAGGAGGATGTCCTGATCCGATCATGTACCCCATTGCATCAGCATGGAATCCAGGCCTGGGCCCTCGCACCTCAGGAATGCTACCAGTACTCATCAGTGGTACATACGGATCCATGTTATATCTGTGAGCAAAAACCGGAGGATTCTTAGTACAGTCAGGGCAGGGAGAGTGTCCTGATCCAATCATGTAACCCATTGCATCAGCATGGAATCCGGGCCTGGGCCCTCGCACCACAGGAATGCTAGTACTCAGCAGTGGTACATACAGATCCATGTTATATCTGTGAGCAAAAACCTGATGATTCTTAGTCCAGTCAGGGCAGGGAGGGTGTCCTGATCCAATCATGTAGGCCATTGGATCAGCATGGAATCCAGGCCTGGGCCCTGGCACCTCAGGAATGCTACCAGTACTCATCAGTGGTACGTCAGGATCCATCTTATATCTATGCCCATGTCTATGAGCAATAACCTGGTGCTTCTTAGTCCAGTCAGGGTGGCTCCAAAGATAAAGCGGTGGTGGCTTCAAGTTCCATTGTTCCATTTGTTTATCATTCACATCAACAGATCCAGGTAGGTAAAAGGACTGGAAAGGAAGAAGTTGATTGTTTTAGCTGCTAAAGCACATCCATCTGATTATTGAGGGTGAGGGGAAAGAATATAAAGTATGAGAATTGCTCCAACTGTATTGATACCTTGCCTGAGAATTTATTCTCATCCTCCCAGATCAGATCATATCCAGGCCCCTTCTTATCTAACCTGGTCAAGGTGAAAGAAATGAGAAGATATATACATGACAGGAGGGTCTGCAACTGAAGTGTGGATATacctttttgtttcctttggaACGATGAGAATGAGGAGCTTCGGCTTGAACTTGAGAGCCTGGGAAATAAACTTGTTTGCCAGGGCCGCTTTACAGCCGAAGGGAGGATTAAGCCCCATGATCTACTCAAAATGtcaaataggaaaagaaaaagaacctaTTAAGTTCTTTTGGGCAATAGATAACAAAGTGTACATGCACTGCTACTGTCAAGGATAATTAGCTCAGTGAAACAGCTTCTTACCAACTTAGACCCTGTAGGCAGATCCTCTGGAGTTACAGTAAACCAATCTCttttttcaaaactaaaatcATTCTGGAAAGAATAAATTAGCATCATAAAAATGATCGTCTAAATAAAAAGGAATGCTCTTTAAGCACAAAAAACATGCAAAGATAACCGAAGACAACTGTGTCTTTTCCATTGCTTTATGGGAATTTCAAAATGGTacgagagagaaaaagggagtCAGTGATAAACATAGATTCTATTCGGGAAGCAACACATGAAACATCAAGATTTATACTcgatatttaaaaataatacaaatGAAAACTAAATTTTAATCCACCTCCTACACCAGATCAAAAAGCAATGGAATACGAATTACAATTCAACAAACATCAATGATAAGAACCAAAGGCATTTCACCATATAAAATGACTGGCAGTACGAGAAGAAAATATTGGCTTTCTAAAGAGAACATAAAAAACTCACAGAAAATAAGAATGGCAACAAAAAATCTCAATAGGTGGAAAATAACATCATCAACTACAAGAATGACTGTAGCTACCTACTTTGATCCACTACGCAGTCACTGGCCTTAATTGCAGCAACTGGAAATGGGAAGCTTGGCCAGATCAGAGGCAAACAGCCCAAACCAAGCCCTAACATTGGAACCTCATTCAACTAGTAATTTGTTCTGTCACTTTCAGCCCAGAATCAATCTGAGGTACCATCCTAAGACCAAAGAAATTCAAAATTACTGGACCCCAACCAAGCTCAGATTGGGTCCAACTTGAACCAGGTTAGATTGGATTTTGGTTGCATTTCAGTATAGGGAGTGGGTTTCCTACGCCAAAAGTGCGGGAACTGGAAAGCCATTACCACACACAACTTATTTTGCCCACCTGGCATTATTCTTGGAGCACAAACTGTGGACATATTATTGACATCGTTATCGAGTCATGAATTAATTTTTGGACCAATTTGACTTCTACACAGGTCGATGATActtcaaattttctttgaaaaagTCAAATTCGTTGGGTTTATTTGAACATGAACCATCGGAAAATAAGCCAAAAAGACACATACATAAGGGCATAGTTAGTAAATAAGCAAGGCAAAAAAAACCcattacaaggaaaaaaaagaaaaacccggATAGGGATACGTACAGGTATTAAACAGACCTAaacttccactatatttttaaaaatccgACGTAAAACGGCAATAATACAATATGCATTTAATATGGTTCCTCCTAAAAAATTCGGGAGCAAAAATACAGACATATATTCACAATGTAGCAGTCATGTACGTCATTCAACAAACAGAATGTTAAATTGTAAGAGTGCCGTGGGGGCATATTTGGGTTTTTCCCCCTCCACCGACTCTAACTAGTAGAGTCGGTTAGAGTGGGGGCACATATGTAATCTTTCCTTTtgagattttattataaataaagagcttggatggtcacattgatcattcaagcattacagCCTTAATCGGTTctactaacatggtatcagagccaaaaattcTGATATAGGTTACAGAATAACTCACCCTTCCAtcgtctctctcttcctcacttCTCTCTTTCCATCAATCTCTTTCTCTACTTGGTTCTCACCCTTCTcaaagggcagcactaatgaggtgatcgaatgatctagttgctgccctccaccTTACCTCAATCAATCAATGATTAAAAAAGCCTTTTGTTGATCGAtagctccttttttttttgctattttggAGTCTTCACTTCTCTTGAAGATCGAGTCTTCCCTTGTTGGAGATCCATATCAGCAACCTTGGACAGCATCTATCACTTTGGACATCAACAGCAGAAGATCTCTCCCCTCTATCGATCTCAACTTTTcaaggttttccaaaaccctgacttttATTGATTTAGGGGCTATCCTTTTCAGAAGTAGCTGAGTTTTTTAGGGAAGTCTCCCTTACCCTAAAAGAACACTCTGTTGGGATATTCTAACCCCACAtccataagtgttttgatgataacaaacaagtAGACAAGGTCTTGTGTGTGTCTCTATATCGGTAGGAAAATAAGATATCAAACTTGAAGACACAAAGTAAGAAAAgataataaagagaagttcaAGAATTGACCATGAAAGCATGACAAAGCTTGACAAGCATAGAAGACATCAAAAGAgttcttgaagattgaagaatgacgaagatgctcgtgtgcaatCTTAGAACACTCACTGCATGATTGTAATTGCACttgcatgaaataaataaatgagcGTATGCATtacttagagaccttaggaggttgtaaatgaacccctccatgacccttaAATAGGACCAAATTGATTGGAAAAAGTCCCGGACCAATCACCTCAGCCAAACAGTCATAATCCAGCCTTGActgtgatccggtcgaccggatctcaGTGTATGGATCGACCGGGTCTAGCAGTAGCTGCACGGGTACGTTCCCATAGATGATCTAGTCGACCGGATCAAGTGGGTcgatgatccgatcgaccggacaTCGACCGGATCAATCTTAAGATCGACcggattggtgaaaaatagatccgttagaacacattttgcacatgttctttaggccattaatgagcctataaatagagaacatgtcagaccttttcatCAATCAATTACAGTCCAAAATCTTACTTTTGaaaaaggtgaaaagtgattaTTGCTCTCTAATTGAAGTCTTGTCCGCATTATTCAAGAATTGACTTCAAAGGCTAAAGAATCTTCCTAAGCTCACACTCTTAACTCTTATAAGAAGATCTTCATTGTGCAAACATACATTcgcatcatttggcacttgcaaggagtacacatcacactccttgcctaggtatttttatctttatttctcttgtatttagtttatgcttttaagtttataaagcattggTTGCATTggtctagactgtacttaggcattgcaaAAATTCTCTTGTCCTTATAAGattcggattctcttatccttaaaagattcgGATCCTCTTGTCCCGtgtaaaaagattgtaaaggtgttcttcccacttactgtactgaaaggaagaaactagtgaattctctcaaggttgagaggaatggacgtaggctaagtttagccgaaccactataaattctttgtgtcctctatttgcgcactctctttctctctatcttatttatttttcaaagaaatgttaaaaaggacataaattcattagtgataacctattcacccccttcAAGGTtatccaacaagtggtatcagagcgggagctcattTTGATTGAGACAAAAATCTATGGTATCGCATTACACCAATCCTCTTGAGGGACTAAATGTCTCTAGACCTCCCTTGTTCAATGGAGACAGATTCCGTAACTTCACATGTGCACATAATCTTAAAGTTCGGCATGTAATTGAACATGGACCTTACTCTTTCAATAAGa harbors:
- the LOC122658276 gene encoding probable leucine-rich repeat receptor-like protein kinase At1g35710, yielding MAFCNPNVQESLCSFFLFFTLLLASSYSSYALSSISTSTTSVTVDQAMALLEWKDSLNNQSQTVLHSWKLLDPNATNSSLQSDLCSWYGISCNQRGIITEINLPSMGLQGMVKNFPFPSLPSLMRLNLNNNSLFGSVPSNIGNLSVINYLDLSKNHLSELIPLEICSLTGLEILSLGDNCFHGSIPYEMGRLKNLTSLTLFSNNLSGSIPTSLGNLSNLQQLSLYQNKLNGSIPVSLGNLRYLTILRLLENQLSGIIPLEIGNMSSLKNLELGDNHFSGVLPQGLCMSRSLVNFSAPNNHFTGLIPRGFKNCTGLVRVELQNNQLAATLSKDFGVYEKLNYIDLRNNQLNGELTSSTWFQCKNLQALLMSGNKITGKIPPDVGKLTQLHELDLSSNYLVGEIPKEFGELTYLLYLNLRGNQLSGSLPSEIGKLYSLTTLDLSGNSLSGQIPKEIGNCSNLLYLDLSNNRLNGSIPFQIGNIIYLQILLDLSQNWLSGEMPSQFTNLGKLEKLNLSHNQLSGTILSAFYGMYSLTSIDISYNEFEGPLPKNRAFQNATIERLRNNTALCGNVSGLQPCEHSSLSKPDNKNLIIVMVVVLSLLFLLFASASIACVVHQIIRLRYVGKKQRTPSPGWNLFSVCNFDGKNLYQEIIKATEDFDAKYCIGMGGSGSVYKAKLSTNQVVAVKKLHQPLQDEYEEDAKKKTFSSEIRALTEMRHRNIVKLYGFCSVGQHSLLVYDYFERGSLAKVLENNELASELDWEKRIVVIKGVANALSYMHNDCIPPIIHRDISSNNILLNVKYEACVSDFGTARLMQPYSSNYTPLVGTRGYIAPGNKFDTFLIIVELDSELDFKF